One window of the Sparus aurata chromosome 7, fSpaAur1.1, whole genome shotgun sequence genome contains the following:
- the LOC115584524 gene encoding U8 snoRNA-decapping enzyme, whose amino-acid sequence MASGQLSRAEALACSGFRHACHVMLYSDTKTQLFGRFPIRHIILMQMRFDGLLGFPGGLVNPSEETLEEGLSRELLEELGVALPISVEDHVDSCYAPASPSSSSSSSSRLITHFYVKKMEEEQIKEVERAAASSATDHGQEVLGMVRVPLYTMKGGGGLAPFLSHCFIGNARSQLVDSLLRFNLVAPEELHKALTHSLTKHTHTAEDLKAALALTEARRKRR is encoded by the exons ATGGCTAGTGGACAGCTGTCGAGGGCGGAGGCGCTGGCGTGCTCTGGCTTCAGGCATGCGTGCCATGTGATGCTCTACTCTGACACAAAAACTCAGCTGTTTGGGAGATTTCCCATCAGACATATCATACTG ATGCAGATGCGCTTTGACGGTCTGCTGGGTTTCCCTGGCGG GCTTGTTAACCCATCTGAGGAGACTCTGGAGGAGGGACTTAGCAGGGAATTGTTAGAGGAGCTGGGTGTGGCTCTTCCTATATCGGTAGAAGACCATGTGGACTCCTGCTATGCCCCTgcttcaccctcctcctcctcctcttcttcctcccgtCTTATCACTCACTTTTATGTGAAGAAGATGGAAGAGGAGCAGATTAAGGAGGTGGAGAGAGCGGCTGCATCATCTGCAACAGATCATGgacaggag gTTCTCGGAATGGTCCGAGTCCCGCTCTACACCATGAAAGGCGGGGGAGGCCTTGCGCCCTTCCTGTCGCACTGCTTCATCGGTAACGCTCGCTCCCAGCTGGTCGACTCTCTGCTGCGCTTCAACCTGGTCGCCCCTGAGGAGTTGCACAAAGCCCTCACACACTCTCTgacgaaacacacacacacggcagagGACCTGAAAGCAGCCCTCGCGTTGACAGAGGCAAGGAGGAAACGGCGATGA